The sequence ACAAGGTATAGGCCTGGGTAAGGGTAAATACTGCAACGCCGAAGGGAATTAGTGAAGGTGTATTGCGAAGTGTGATTTGATAAATAAAATCGTTGATAAAGGTTATCCCTAAAAAAGCGAAACCCAGAAAAACGATATTGGCAAAAGGAACACTTTGCCATATTCCAATAACCAGGCGAATCATGGCATAGCCTAATAAGGCAAATCCAAATACAGCATAAATCATCAGTAGTCTGTCCGCTGAACTATAGGGAATCCAAAGAAAGAGCAAACCAAACAATGATCCCAGAGTGATACTGACCCTGACGAACCATTTGGGGAATAGGCCATCCAAGGTATAGTATAAGAATCCACACAAAGCTGCAAATCCAATAAACACAGATAGATAAGCCATTCGTCCGTAAACAAAAAAACTGAGATTCAAATGACTTGGTAAAAAGCGTTCGCCTACCAATAACATACGAAGTGAAAACAAAAGGCAAAAAACCCCGAAATAGAGTGGTGCTCGATCCTTTGTCCGCATAATATACAGACCAAAATGATAGATCCCCATAATAAGCAGCATACCAAAAAGGAACAAATCTCTGCCTAAACCCAACTGTACTTCTTGTGAAATCTGGGAGGCTAAGCCGATTTTGGGTGCCACAATGGTACAATCTTCCGCTGTAAAATCGGATGTATGATAAATTAGCTCAACTTCATTACTTTCCGGGTTAAAGTAGGTGGTGAGTATATTGTAGTAAGGTACGCTATTCTCCCGGCTCGCTCCGACTTTTCCCACTTCACCCTGCAAATCGCCGTCAAGGTAGAGTTTAAAGGATGTCAGTATGATGCCTGTCCTGAGTCCGTAAGTCTTCCTACCTTCAGGCAGTTTTATAACGAGCCTCATCGTACCGTAGAATTTGTTTTCCGCAAAAGGCTTGAAACGCGCCATGCTCTCTTTGGTGCTGGGTATTTCAAGAGCTGTTGGCATAACATTAACGCCCCGCACAAAGTCTTCATGAGTCAGAAACCGATTAAAGTAGAATGACCAGGCGCCTGCTAAGCAAACAATTCCATTGTTCTCAAATGACCAGTTGCTTAAATCCAGGACACCGTTGATTGGTTTTGGTGGCTGCGCGGCAGTTGGTTTGTTTAAAAATAATGCAGCTGATAAAAGGATAATTAGCACTAAAATTACAAATATCGTAGCGATTTTCTTACTCATAATATCATCTCTATTTATTCAATCTGGCCCCGTCAATAAAGTGAAAAGGCTGCAGGGATGGTATATTGTCGCCTTTGTTAAAGTCATCCGGGCAATACCCGTTTGCTACGTATTCTGTAGAGATGAATCCCATCGCCATGAAGGTCTCTGCCGTTAATTCGCTGCAAAACACTTCCTTATCGGGCGCTGGTTTATTAAAAGACCTACCTTCTATGTAATATTTCAAGGCATTTTCAGCATTTGGAAATCCACGATCATGAACTTTGTACATGAAATCCTTAAGTTGTTCCAGCTCCGGTTGCTTCAACGAACGATTTAAATATTTCACCAAAAAATGCGTATCATAATGTTGATTAACATCTACCTGGATACGATCATGCAGTGATACGAGCATGGGGCCGTTTTCTTTTGGTTTGCCTGACAGGTAATCCGTCAGGCCGTCACCGGAGGCTGTCGACTCCCAAAAAAGAGGTTCTTTACCGGTCATGCCGATGTCTTTGGGTAAAACAACCATACCAACGTGTGACCAGAATGACCATTCAATCAATTCAATCAGCTTACTTGTCCTTTGAACACCATGGAATAAAATCAGATCTCCGGTTTTGAGGCTGTCTTTTACATCATCGTAAGCTATCTCTCTAATCATAATCTTAATCACCCTTTGAATTTATTTGGAAATACTTTTCCCCGCTCCAACCCTTTGTTAAATCACCTTTCATTTTAGACACCAATTATTATTTTTCGAGTTATCCATTAATATTTCCGCATGATTTGGTTATTCCCTTCCAAGACATTGGAAAAAAGTAAAAAAAATTAAGATCAGGTCTATAGACGGCGGAACAGGCGTTGGATAGATAAAGGAGGGAACATGAATTTATCTAAATGAAAATACCCCTCGATTTTTGATATTGAAAATCGGGGGGTATCTTTAGTCAATCTATTAATTCTGCCGCTACTCTCCATTTAGGTTAGCTTGGAGGTTTGCCGTTGTCAATTCACAATAAGAATTGAGGTTCCGCTGCTGGTCTTTGAAAATGATTTATCAGAATGCTAAACCTCATTTTATAATCCGTGAAAATCCGTAATTGGAATTACCGGTTTTGGATTGCAATTATGTTCTCCAATCATTTTCTCCATCCAAATCATATCGTACCAAGTATTAAACTTGTATCCGCACTTTGTAAAATGTCCTACCTTCTTATACCCTAATTGATTATGAAAATATGTACTCCCATTAGTAAGATAACCATCCTCGGTGGTGGTATATGCGATGCAAGCATTGAGGTTAAGAATATTTTGCTGCCTTAATATTTCTTCCAAAGCTAAATATAATTTCTTACCAACACCTTTACCTCGGCAATCCTGCCTTAGATATACGGTGGTCTCCACTGCCCAATCATATGCCGCCCGCTCTTTAAATGCTGACGCATAGGCATAACCAATAATCCGCTTGTTTTCTGTTGCAACCAGGTAAGGATATTTCTTGGTTATATTGCTAATTCTTTCTGCAAACGCTTGAACAGAAGGAACCTCATATTCAAAAGTAATAGCGGTATTTGTTACATAAGGTGCGTATATTTCTAAAATTTTTTCGGCATCTTCTTTAGTTGCCAGACGCCATGTGATGTCTGTCTCCAATTTTTGCCCTTCCTTTCACAAATTAAACTACCAAAAAAGGCCAAACCGTGGCCTTTTAATAACTTAACTATTCTCTGCAATATAGTAAATAAGCTTTTCTGTACTCTCCCAACCCAGGCATGAATCTGTAATAGATTTTCCGTAGATATTTTCATCGATACCTTGTCTGCCTTCAACCAAATAGCTTTCAATCATCAAACCTTTAATCATTTTCTTGAGTAACCCATCGTACTTTCTACTTAATAAAACTTCTCGAGCGATTCTCGGCTGTTCATAAAAACGTTTCATTGAATTAGCATGGTTGACATCGACGATAATAGCCGGATTTTTAAGGTCTAGTTTTTCATACTCGGCAGCAGTATGAATCAGATCTTCGAAGTGATAATTGGGGATATTTCGTCCAGTGAAGTCGACGGCCCCTCTTAAAATGGCATGAGAGTATGGATTTCCTTGGGTATCGACTTCCCAGCCGTTATAGATAAAGGTATGGCTGCTCTGAGCAGCAATAATTGAGTTTAACATAACAGTTAGATCTCCGCTGGTGGGATTTTTCATACCAATCGGTAAGTCAATTCCACTGACAGTCAGGCGATGCTGCTGATTTTCCACCGACCGTGCCCCTATAGCGATATAACCTAAAACATCTGCGAGATAACTATAGTTTTCCGGATATAACATTTCATCAGCTGCCGGCATACCAAATTCGGATAATGCTCTGATATGCAGTCTGCGAATAGCTTTAATTCCCTCACACAAATCAGGCTTTTTCCCGGGGTCGGGTTGGTGAACCATACCTTTATACCCCTCGCCTGTAGTACGAGGCTTGTTTGTATAAATTCTCGGTATGATTAATAGTCGGTCTTTCACCTTTTCCTGAACTTCAGCCAATTTCTCGATATAATCACAGACAGAATCCTCATTATCCGCCGAGCAAGGGCCGATAATCAGGATAAATCGATCATCTTGATTGGTAAAGACATTTCTCATTTCGTCAACTCGTTTGTCGCGCAGACTACTTATATGTTTAGGTAACGGTAACTGCTCAATGATTTCTTCAGCAGTCGGTATTCGTTTAATAAATTTCATGCTCATACCAGTGCTCCTCGCCCCATTTAATAACTAAAGTATAAATCAAATCCAGAAAAACGCAACTATAAGGACTCCCTGCAATTCATTTAAGCTGCTGATTATTCCGAAAAAAATCCTGCCAAGGATCACTGCCGCCAATCCTCCGGAGGGCCTCCGCCATATTGACATCGTCAGGAGCCACCGTGTCCAGTTCAGCCCAGGGGATAGGCATGGACACTCCGGCTCCGTTCCTAGCTCTCAGGGAATAGGGGGCTATGCTGGTAGCACCTCTGCCGTTGCGAATCCAGTCGATGAAGATCTTGTTGGTACGCTTAGCCTTTCTCACATTGCTAGTATAACGATCAGGCCACTTCTGTTCCATCACTTCGGCAACGCGCCTGGCAAAATCGTGAAACCTCTCCCAAGTCACGGCCGGTTTTAAGGGGACGACTACATGGTACCCTTTGCCGCCACTGGTCTTGAGGTAAGATTTTAGGGAAAGCTCGGCCAGAATATTTTTCACATCCCGCACACCTTGACGCACTCTGCTCAGATCCATTCCTTCGTCAGGATCCAGATCAAATACCATCAGGTCAGGTTCTTCCAGATGCTCCACACGGCTCCCCCAGATATGAAATTCCAGGGTGCCCATTTGTGCTTCAGCGATCAGCCCGGTGGGGGCCTCAATATAAAAGTAGTCTTCTTGTTCTCCGCTGCCGGTAGAAATAGGGATAGTGACAATTCCTTTGCTTCCCGGAACGGGATGCTTCTTATAAAAGCAAGCCTGGGCTATGCCTTTGGGACAGCGGACAATGCTGAGAATCCTATGGCTCACATAGGGCAGCATACGCTCTGCCACCTGAGCGTAATACCGGATCACATCCAGTTTGGTGATTTCCGAGTCGGCAAAGATCACTTTGTCCGGGTTAGAAATCTTGATTCCTTCGATGATGATCCCGTTGGTGTTTGCTTCCACAAGGCTCTCCGTTTTTTTAACAGCTGATGGAGACAGTGTTTCGTTATCCTCTCTATCTTCATCCGCTGTTTCTTGTCTAATATCCTTAGGATTCTTATCCCTCCGCAGACCTTTGAAGCTGCCCTGTCTTAACTGATGATCTGCGGTCCATTCGGCAAATTTGATTTCCGCCACCAATTCAGGTTCCAGCCAGGTGATCCTTTCATTGGATCGGGGCTTGGGCGCACACTGGAAAGGGGACTCTCCTCTCTGTAGGCCAGCAAATTCGCCCTCCAGCTTTTTTATATCCGCTTCGCTCAAGCCAGTGCCGGCCCGGCCGGCATAGACTAATTCCCCCCTTGCATAAACGCCTAGGAGCAAGGAACTTATTCCGCTGGTTTTTTTGTCAGAAAGGGTATACCCTCCGATCACAAATTCCTGCCTTTTATCGCATTTAAGCTTGATCCAGTCCCCGTTTCTTGCTCCGCTATAGAAGGAATCGGCTTTTTTACCGATTATCCCTTCCATATCCCCTTCACAGGCCGCCCGAAAACTCTCTTTGCCATTTCCTCTTACATGCCGGCTGTAGTGGAGATTTTCAGGGGCATCCTGCATCAAGTCTGCCAATCTTTCCTTCCTATCAATCAGGCGCTGGCCCCTGAGGTCTGTTCCATCCAGGGCCAGGAGGTCAAAGACGATATAGGTCAGGTTTTTGCCCTGGGGATTTTTCAGATAGTTCTGCAGGGCCTGAAAGTCCGTCTTGCCTGCTGGATCCGTGATGGCCATTTCGCCGTCCAGAATTATCGCCCGGCCCACCGCCCATTCAGTAAGGGAAGAGGCGACATCCTGGAATCTCTTTGTATAATCATGGCCGTTCCTGGTAATCAACCGGACACTGTTGCTTTCAATATAGGCCAGTATTCTGTAGCCATCGTATTTCAACTCATAAAGCCAATCCTCACCCTTAGGAGGCGTATGAACTAATTGGGCCAACTGTACACCGGTACTGCTGAAGGGGTTCTTCGTAATTTTTTCCTCTTCCCCTTCTTCAATTTCCGTCATGGTGCGTCCGGTTCTGATGCTGGTGGTAAATTCGGAAATCCCCTGGGCATTATTAGCATACTCATCTTTTTCTTTAAGCAACAGCCAGTTATCCTGCTTCTCCCCCGCTTTCCCTTTCAAGCGCACCAGAGCCCACTTGCCCTTAAGCCTGCGTCCTTTCAGAACAAACTTCAGCATTCCGGCACTGAGTCCTTCAGCTACATCACCAGAGGGTTCCCAGTACCCTTCATCCCAGAGCATAACCACACCGCCGCCATATTCCCCTCGGGGAATCGTCCCCTCAAAGTTTCTGTATTCCAAAGGATGCTCCTCCACCTTTATGGCCAGCCTCTTGTCACGAGTATCATAGGAAGGGCCCTTGGGCACTGCCCAGCTCAATAAAGCTCCCTCCCATTCCAGGCGGAAGTCGTAGTGATCTCTGCGAGCCAAATGGTGCTGAACCACATACCTCAGACCCTCTTGGGCAACTTCTGTTATCCCTTCCGGTTCTGAGGTTCTGGTGAAATTTCTTTTTTGATTGTACTCGTCGAGTTTTTCGGTCATCTAATCACGCCGGTTCCTTCTCATCTAGGATTTTGATAAGCCTCCGAGCTATTGTTTCCAATTGAATTATAAGTATCCCCTTTTTTCCCACACGCTTTCCGCTAGAACTGTTTTTCAAGTTTTGATAAAAACTGGTTCAATGATTCATTGATATCAATATTCATACGTTCTGCCAAGACAATTAGCCACCATATGCACTCGCTAAGTTTATGCTCCAATTCAGATACTGTATTACCGCCTTTTGGCCAACGCTCCTGCTGAGACATGGTCAAACGACCCACCAAGCCGGCATCAGTCAAGAAAGCTAAGGCATCCTCTTCCACGGTCCATTCTGATCCATGATGCTGTCGTTCCAGTTGTTGATAGAGTTTTCTTATTTGAATGCAACGTTCAACTACCTCGCTAAAATTCATATTATTCATGGTTTCCCCTCCTTTTTCCGAATACTTTTTGCTTATCTGTTATGGAATCACACGTTGTTATTCTACGATATCAAACTTGAAGGCAGCATGTCATATTAAGTAATCAAAATTTATTTCTTTCCACTAACAAAGTGCTATATACCCCTTGTCATACTATTAAAGCTGAGAGTTAACATGAAATATTCAAAAACCGAAAAGTAACTGTAGATAACAGAAGTTGGTGGCCAGATAACTTGCTCTTTAGTAAAAATTCTTAACAATATCTTTGAACTTATGGGAAGGTGAAGAAGGAATTAAAGAGCAAAATGTAGAAATTCGAATGTTACATTATAGAATGGGAAATTGGAATATGAGGGTGATTACTAATGAAGGAAGCACTTTTTGACCGGGTTGCTGCACATTATGATTCCTGGTATGATACTGAACTTGGATCAGTCTCTGATCAAGTTGAACGTCACTTGGCTCAGTCCATGTTTAAGACACCGGGTACCAAGGTTTTGGAGATCGGCTGTGGAACCGGACAATATACCAGCTGGCTTGTGCAAGAGGGATATGAAGTGACTGCTGTGGATATTTCCGCTGAAATGATGGCTCTGGCCCAAAACAAACTAGCGTCCCTTGAGGAGAACAATACAAACTCTAAACCTGTTCACTGGTGGCAGGCCGATATTACAGAGATTCTGGATCAACTGGAAACCTATGATGGGATTTTTTCCATGACTGCCTTTGAATTCGTTCCTGAACCGGAAAAAGTCCTGCAAAAACTATTTAGTCGTTTAAAGCCCGAGGGCTGTATGATGATCGGACTCATCGCCGGCAGGAGTGCCTGGAGTGAGTACTATGCTGAGGCAGCTCGTAAAAACCCCACTTCTGTCTTCGCCCGTGCTGCTCTTTATAGCAAAGAGGAAATAAGTTCCTGGCAAATTGGAGGACACGCGGAAATTGGAGAATGTCTTTTCTTCCCACCCAATGTTCAAACCACAGCAGAGGCCCTGGCCATGGAGGAGAAAAGAGCAGGAAATCCCGGCTTTGTGGTAGCCAAGTGGGTCAAGGACTGAGGAAATTACCAGTCAAGATGCAAAAAGGGAAGTTCAGTCATACTGGACTTCCTTTTCATATAAGTTCTAAGTACTTAGGGTGGGTTTATAAAATGGACCCTATAAAATAGACAGTTAAAAAAAGGCTCACTTGCCGTAAAATTAACTGACTCTATTTATAGGGTCTTTTTGTTATACTTAATACATCAAATTAGGAGAAAAGCTTGGATGGGGAAAAACTATTTTACTGAAGAACAACAGATCGAGCTACAAAAGAATCCATACATTAAAAAAGCAAGTGCAAAATCAATTACCTATACGAAAGAATTTAAAGAAAGGTTCGAAGAGGAATATCGCGCTGGAAAACTGCCGTCGCAAATTTTAGCAGATATGGGGATTGACCATCGTATACTCGGAAAGAAACGAAAAAACAGTCTTGTAGCCCGTATGAAGTTATATGAATTACGCCCTGAGGGGTGTGAAGACACCCGAAGAAATAACACCGGGCGGCCATCCACAAAGGTACTCACCAATACTGAAAAAATTGAGCGCTTAGAACAGGAAATTGCATACTTAAACCAAGAAAATGAATTCTTAAAAAAAAATATTCAGATGAATCGGCAGGCAAACTGGGAATACAAGCGAAACCATCCATCAAATACAAACTCATCAAAGAAATGATCGAACGAGATAACAACCTGTTAAATATCAGCTGGCTATGCAATACAGCCGGAGTATCACGCTCCGGTTATTATCGATGGCTAAATACTGTAGATACAAGAAATGAAAAGGAAGAACAAGACAAAAAGGATTTCGAACTGATTCTAGAAGCATATAAGTTTCGTGGTTATGATAAGGGTTCACGCGGAATTCATATGCGCCTTCTGAATCAGGGAGTTCGAATGAATCGAAAGAAAATACAGCGTCTTATGGGTAAATACGGATTAAAATGTCCGATACGCAAGGCAAATCCTTACCGTCGCATGGCAAAGGCCATGAAAACCAACAATGTTTCTAAAAATCTAGTAAACCGGGAGTTCCAAAAACATGGTCCGGGTATGATACTTCTTACCGACATCACATACCTTTTCTACAATCATGGTGATAAGGCATATCTATCTGTTATTAAGGATGCTTGTACCAAACAGGTAATGGCATATGTTGCTAGCGAATCCTTGGCAGTGGATTTCGTACTTGAAACGGTTAATATGCTTATAGAAAATCACGGAATCACATTAAATAGAGAAACGATCTTGCATTCTGATCAGGGATGCCATTATACAAGCATATCTTTTCAGCAACTTTTAAAGGATAAGAAGTTACGACAATCTATGTCCCGGCGAGGTAACTGTTGGGACAATGCCCCTCAGGAATCATTTTTTGGTCATATGAAGGACGAAATTCATCTGGAAAGGTGCAATAGCTTCTCAGATTTAAAGCTTGAGATTGATGATTATATGGACTATTACAATAATGACCGTTACCAATGGAGACTAGCAAAACTGTCACCAAATAAGTATGCCAATTACATAAAAACTGGGAAATATCCAATTAAAATTTAGAAAATGCCCTCACATCACATTTTTGTGACATGAGGGCATTCTTTTTCAAGACCCCTTTTTTAAAATGTCCTTGACATAGGGTCCGCTTTATTATGAACGTGATTGATAGACCCTTTTTTTATCTGGTGGTATAATCACCTTATTTAGGTTAACTTAAAAAGTAGTATCACACAAAGTAATGCTAAAAATAATCATAAAAGGAACTAACCTTATGGAAAAAGCAACCCTGATTGAAATGATCAAGAATAATCCTAATGCGATAGCCTATATCCCTAATCCCACCGAGGAGATTAAGTTATTGGCAGTACAAAAAAATGGTCTTACCTTGAAATTTATCGATAATCCAACCAGCGAGATGCAAGAATTAGCTCTGGACAATAATGGCCGAGCAATTCAATTTATTAATGACCCTTCTGAAGATATGCAGATCAAAGCGATCAAAGATGGCTGGGTTAACTTAGAGTACATTAAAAATCCCAGCGAACAGTTAATTAAATTAGCCCTCAATCAAGCCGGCTGGGCTATTAAATATGTTCAGAATCCCAGTGAGGAATTGCAATTATTGGCTGTGCAAAAAAATTACGATTCCATAAAATTCATCAAAGAACCTTGCGCAAGTGTTCAAGAAGAGGCTGTAAAAATTAATTATGATGCCTTAAGATATATCAATTCTCCTACCTATCAGGCAGAACTTATGGCGATCAAGAATAATGAGCGGGCTATTACCTTTATTAAGGATTTAGATCAACCTAAAATCCTAAAATTTTTGCAAGTCAACATTTTAATAATTAAATACGTTATGGACAAAATCACTAAAGCCGAATTAGAACAAGTGTTAATGGAATCCTTAGCTAAGGAAGATATTGACGAAAAATATGTCAGAGACTTTTTAAATTGCAGTTATATCCATAAAAACAGCGACCTGATGCCCTTGGATAAGATCATGATAATTTATAAATATGGCAGTAAAAAGGCCAAAAAAATAGCCGTCGATGAAAAACTGAAGATGCTATAGGAGTGAGACACCATGAATTTTACAGACACCTTAAGAAGTGTTGACTTAGTACTATCCACTGGAGAAGTCCCTTTAATCGTTGGGGAAAGCGGGATCGGCAAAACAGCTTTAGCTCAGGAAATTGCTCAGAAAAATCAGTGGAGTTTAATTGTTATTAATGGGAATCTCCTCAAAGAAGGGGAAATTGGCGGGCTGCCCACGATCGAATCTTATCCGGGGGTTAATGGTAAAGAAGATTCTATCGAAAAGAAAGCGACAGTCTATGCCGTACATCATAAGCTTAGGGAAATTGACGAGGAGATATCTCAGGGAAAAACTGTTCTTTTATTTATCGACGAGATCAATCGCTGCGAACATACCGTCCAACAGGAACTTATGAATTTAATCTTAAATCGGGAAATCAATGGCTACAAGTTACCTGAGGGTGTAAAAATCTTAGCCGCCATGAATCCTTCCAGTAAATATGGTTCGGATTTTGATTACCAGGTTGTCGATATGGATGCTGCCCAAGAAAATCGCTTTGTCTGGTTATCTATGGAACCAGATTATCTGCAGTGGATGGATTGGGCTATCGAGGCCGGAATTGAGGATAAGGTTATTGATTTCATCTCCACTTTCCCCGATTATTTGCATAAGATCAACGAAGATGATCTAAGAGCTACCCCCAGAAGCTACGAGCGAATTTCCAGCAGTTATAAGATTTATAAGGAGAACAAGGATTCCATTCCCAGGTCAGTTTTTTTAAATGTTGTTAAAGGAAATGTGGGACGCTTAATCGCTGAAGAATTTGTAAGCTTTGTAGAATCCGATTACACTTCCCTCCTATCCTATGAAGATGTTTTTTTAGAACATTCTCTGCCTGAATCTATCAGAGAAAGCATAAAAAAAGAAAGCCATACCAGGCTTTATCTAGCCGCCAAGAATATTCTCAAAAGCCTAGAAGCAAGCATCTTAAACCATCCTGCTGATTCTAGTTTTTATATAAACAGGTTGATGGAGTTTTTAAACCTATATCCTGTGGACTTAATGATAGGAATCATGAAAGATATTAAGAACAGTTATCCTGAAGTTTACAAACTAGCTTTAGAAAATGAGGCTTTTATCGAATCATATTTTGAATCTTATTGTTTAATCAGGTGATAAGCATGGAAACTTTTTTTGAAAAACAAGTTAAAGAACTTTATGAACATGCAGATAGTGTTGTTAATAGTTTTTTCATGTCAAAACGCAAAGATAGTCATTCTGAACTTAATGTACCCCAGGAGTTTAAAGAAGAGTTTTTCAGCCTTGTTGATAAAGTTAATTTAAGTCTTATGGAAGATAAAGATAATTTCTATGGCTACTTTTTGCTGCAAATGTCCAGAGAAATTCGCTTTGACATTAACAGCCCAACTGCTGTGAATTTTAAAGGGGCTAAGTATGTTATTTATTTTAATCCCCTTATTTTCTTAAATCTTAATATTAAGCAGATGGAAAGTACCATTAAACATGAAATTCTCCACATCTTATCCAGGCATTTAATCAGAGCCAAAGAATTTAAATCTGGCTACAGCACATTAGCCATCAATCTAGCCATGAATATCGTCGTCAATACCTATTTAGATCATCTTCCCCCCTATTCTATTACTTTAGAATGGGTTAATTTAAATTATTCCTTAACCCTCTTGCCCTTTAAACCCTTTGAATATTATGTGGAAGAGATTCAAACCGCCCTGGACTTGCTGGAAGCGGATGAGGATGCAGCTGATGAAAACAAAGATGAAGCTGATAATGCTCAGGATGACAAAGATCATGATCGGAATGAAACAATAGCAACAGAGTATAATCCGGAAAAAACCCATGACCTTTGGGCTGAATCCGGTGATATCGATGAAAAAACCCTGCAAGAATTTACTGAAAAGTTTATATCCAATGCTCAAAAAGGCAGTCTTCCCAATTATTTGGAAAGTATGATCTCTTCCCTTAAAAACAGCCAGGGGGAATTGCCTTGGAATTTATATCTCAAGCGACTGCTGGGGACGGTTGAAAGCAATAAAAAGAAGACGATAACCAGAAGAAACCGAAGACAGCCCGAGCGCTTAGATTTAAGAGGTGAACTGAGGAGTCATAAAGCCAAGATTGTGGTTGCTCTGGATATTAGCGGCAGCATTAGTGATCAGGAATTTAAGCATGCCCTGCGAGAAGTCCTGGAGATCGTTAAAAATCTTAATCATGAAATTACGATTATTGAATGCGACAATGAGATCAGACTAGTGTATACCGTCAAATCGGCAAAGGATATCAAAGATCGAATTAATATCAGTGGAGGCACCAAATTCAGCCCGGTTTTTGAATATGCTAATCAGCATAAGGTTAATTTACTGGTCTATTTCACGGATGGCAAAGGTGAAGAAAAGCTTCAGACAATACCTCGGGGATATAAAACCTTATGGGTTATTTCCGGGAAAGGGGATAAGCTTTCCTTAAAAGAAGCTTATGGGGCAGTTAAAAAGCTGAAGAATATTGTAATGAAGGATGATTCGTTGAATATGAGTGATGTTAAAAAAGATGGATTTTCAATGCAAGACCAGGAAAGTATGGGGATATGAGGCCCAAGCTGTTGAATTTACTTTTTCGAATGAAACTTGCTGCTTGGAAGATCATTTGAGTTAACCCTACAAAGTTCTTGCCAGTCTGTTTAGTTCCTCTGACATTGAAGTTATTTCTTCAATGCTCGCCGAAATCTCTTCTGCCGCCGCCGCTTGTCCCTGACTTGCATCTAAGGAGAGATCGCTTTTACGGCTGGCTTCATCAACTTTTTGTTTAATGGTTTCTGTCAGTTGTTTTATCTTTGGCACGGTACTCTTTGATTGATCAGAGAGTTTTCTGATTTCTCCTGCAACAACTCCGAACCCTCGTCCAGCATCGCCTGCTCTGGCAGCTTCAATGGCTGCATT comes from Desulfosporosinus meridiei DSM 13257 and encodes:
- a CDS encoding MazG-like protein, giving the protein MNNMNFSEVVERCIQIRKLYQQLERQHHGSEWTVEEDALAFLTDAGLVGRLTMSQQERWPKGGNTVSELEHKLSECIWWLIVLAERMNIDINESLNQFLSKLEKQF
- a CDS encoding sensor domain-containing diguanylate cyclase; amino-acid sequence: MSKKIATIFVILVLIILLSAALFLNKPTAAQPPKPINGVLDLSNWSFENNGIVCLAGAWSFYFNRFLTHEDFVRGVNVMPTALEIPSTKESMARFKPFAENKFYGTMRLVIKLPEGRKTYGLRTGIILTSFKLYLDGDLQGEVGKVGASRENSVPYYNILTTYFNPESNEVELIYHTSDFTAEDCTIVAPKIGLASQISQEVQLGLGRDLFLFGMLLIMGIYHFGLYIMRTKDRAPLYFGVFCLLFSLRMLLVGERFLPSHLNLSFFVYGRMAYLSVFIGFAALCGFLYYTLDGLFPKWFVRVSITLGSLFGLLFLWIPYSSADRLLMIYAVFGFALLGYAMIRLVIGIWQSVPFANIVFLGFAFLGITFINDFIYQITLRNTPSLIPFGVAVFTLTQAYTLSARFSNAFTKAEQLSAENKAILSELKLLNSNLESLVKERTSDLQNALEEMEVMSKTDYLTKLPNRRLVFAKIKELIEQKRSFYIGLADIDHFKEINDHYGHVKGDEILVLLSSIISTAIGDCGFVGRWGGEEFLIVLEMDEFDSILKKANEIRRAVAEYRHGDIGKSITITVGLCQYRENTSLDILIARADEALYQGKLAGRNQCIFKADEKSENVV
- the ligD gene encoding DNA ligase D, with the translated sequence MTEKLDEYNQKRNFTRTSEPEGITEVAQEGLRYVVQHHLARRDHYDFRLEWEGALLSWAVPKGPSYDTRDKRLAIKVEEHPLEYRNFEGTIPRGEYGGGVVMLWDEGYWEPSGDVAEGLSAGMLKFVLKGRRLKGKWALVRLKGKAGEKQDNWLLLKEKDEYANNAQGISEFTTSIRTGRTMTEIEEGEEEKITKNPFSSTGVQLAQLVHTPPKGEDWLYELKYDGYRILAYIESNSVRLITRNGHDYTKRFQDVASSLTEWAVGRAIILDGEMAITDPAGKTDFQALQNYLKNPQGKNLTYIVFDLLALDGTDLRGQRLIDRKERLADLMQDAPENLHYSRHVRGNGKESFRAACEGDMEGIIGKKADSFYSGARNGDWIKLKCDKRQEFVIGGYTLSDKKTSGISSLLLGVYARGELVYAGRAGTGLSEADIKKLEGEFAGLQRGESPFQCAPKPRSNERITWLEPELVAEIKFAEWTADHQLRQGSFKGLRRDKNPKDIRQETADEDREDNETLSPSAVKKTESLVEANTNGIIIEGIKISNPDKVIFADSEITKLDVIRYYAQVAERMLPYVSHRILSIVRCPKGIAQACFYKKHPVPGSKGIVTIPISTGSGEQEDYFYIEAPTGLIAEAQMGTLEFHIWGSRVEHLEEPDLMVFDLDPDEGMDLSRVRQGVRDVKNILAELSLKSYLKTSGGKGYHVVVPLKPAVTWERFHDFARRVAEVMEQKWPDRYTSNVRKAKRTNKIFIDWIRNGRGATSIAPYSLRARNGAGVSMPIPWAELDTVAPDDVNMAEALRRIGGSDPWQDFFRNNQQLK
- a CDS encoding GNAT family N-acetyltransferase, with translation METDITWRLATKEDAEKILEIYAPYVTNTAITFEYEVPSVQAFAERISNITKKYPYLVATENKRIIGYAYASAFKERAAYDWAVETTVYLRQDCRGKGVGKKLYLALEEILRQQNILNLNACIAYTTTEDGYLTNGSTYFHNQLGYKKVGHFTKCGYKFNTWYDMIWMEKMIGEHNCNPKPVIPITDFHGL
- a CDS encoding 3-deoxy-7-phosphoheptulonate synthase; the protein is MSMKFIKRIPTAEEIIEQLPLPKHISSLRDKRVDEMRNVFTNQDDRFILIIGPCSADNEDSVCDYIEKLAEVQEKVKDRLLIIPRIYTNKPRTTGEGYKGMVHQPDPGKKPDLCEGIKAIRRLHIRALSEFGMPAADEMLYPENYSYLADVLGYIAIGARSVENQQHRLTVSGIDLPIGMKNPTSGDLTVMLNSIIAAQSSHTFIYNGWEVDTQGNPYSHAILRGAVDFTGRNIPNYHFEDLIHTAAEYEKLDLKNPAIIVDVNHANSMKRFYEQPRIAREVLLSRKYDGLLKKMIKGLMIESYLVEGRQGIDENIYGKSITDSCLGWESTEKLIYYIAENS
- a CDS encoding class I SAM-dependent methyltransferase produces the protein MKEALFDRVAAHYDSWYDTELGSVSDQVERHLAQSMFKTPGTKVLEIGCGTGQYTSWLVQEGYEVTAVDISAEMMALAQNKLASLEENNTNSKPVHWWQADITEILDQLETYDGIFSMTAFEFVPEPEKVLQKLFSRLKPEGCMMIGLIAGRSAWSEYYAEAARKNPTSVFARAALYSKEEISSWQIGGHAEIGECLFFPPNVQTTAEALAMEEKRAGNPGFVVAKWVKD